From the genome of Streptomyces sp. NBC_01260, one region includes:
- a CDS encoding NADH-quinone oxidoreductase subunit G: MTVTTSAPSGGGEAALPPEDLVTLTIDGIEISVPKGTLVIRAAELLGIEIPRFCDHPLLDPAGACRQCIVEVEGQRKPMASCTITCTDGMVVKSQITSPVAEKAQKGVMELLLINHPLDCPVCDKGGECPLQNQAMSHGDTDSRFDGKKRTFEKPVPISTQVLLDRERCVLCARCTRFSNQVAGDPMIELLERGALQQVGTGEGDPFESYFSGNTIQICPVGALTSAAYRFRSRPFDLVSSHSVCEHCAGGCATRTDHRRGKVMRRLASNDPEVNEEWLCDKGRFGFRYAQQRDRLTTPLVRNEAGELEPASWPEALAAAAAGLLAARGRAGVLTGGRLTVEDAYAYSKFARIALGTNDIDFRARVHSSEEGDFLAARVAGRGRDLDGGGVTYTSLEKAPAVLLVGFESEEEAPGVFLRLRKAHRNHGQRTFAVASHATRGLTKAGGTLLPAAPGTETEWLDAIAGGVGLDGDGAAAAEALRGAGALIVVGERLAGVPGGPTAAVRAATATGATLVWIPRRAGERGAVEAGALPSLLPGGRPSTDPRARDEVAAVWGVAELPSRFGRDTGQIIEAAATGELGALLVAGVETADLPDPHRALEALDRVGFLVSLELRPSEVTDRADVVFPVAAVAEKSGTFLNWEGRARMFEAALKPEQMTRTLAPGDARVLHMLADALDVHFALPDLKSVRRELDRLGGWQGTHADDPREPAQPLPRPGDGEAVLAGHRLLLDLGRLQEGDTALAGTRHAAVARLSAVTAAETGVKDGDLLAVSGPAGSVELPLQVTDMPDRVVWVPLNSVGRGVPAGTGARPGGLVRIGPAAPGTPDVTPEVRA, translated from the coding sequence ATCGAGATCCCGCGCTTCTGCGACCACCCGCTCCTCGACCCGGCCGGCGCCTGCCGCCAGTGCATCGTCGAGGTCGAGGGCCAGCGCAAGCCGATGGCGTCCTGCACCATCACCTGCACCGACGGCATGGTCGTCAAGTCGCAGATCACCTCGCCCGTCGCCGAGAAGGCGCAGAAGGGCGTGATGGAGCTGCTGCTGATCAACCATCCGCTGGACTGCCCCGTCTGCGACAAGGGCGGCGAGTGCCCCCTGCAGAACCAGGCGATGTCGCACGGCGACACCGACTCACGCTTCGACGGCAAGAAGCGCACCTTCGAAAAGCCCGTCCCGATCTCCACCCAGGTGCTGCTGGACCGTGAGCGGTGCGTGCTCTGCGCCCGCTGCACCCGGTTCTCCAACCAGGTGGCGGGCGACCCGATGATCGAGCTGCTCGAGCGCGGCGCGCTGCAGCAGGTCGGCACCGGCGAGGGCGACCCGTTCGAGTCGTACTTCTCCGGCAACACCATCCAGATCTGCCCCGTCGGGGCACTGACCTCGGCGGCGTACCGGTTCCGCTCCCGCCCCTTCGACCTGGTCTCCTCGCACTCGGTGTGCGAGCACTGCGCGGGCGGCTGCGCCACCCGCACCGACCACCGGCGCGGCAAGGTCATGCGGCGGCTCGCCTCCAACGACCCCGAGGTCAACGAGGAGTGGCTCTGCGACAAGGGCCGCTTCGGCTTCCGCTACGCGCAGCAGCGCGACCGGCTCACCACACCGCTGGTACGCAACGAGGCCGGTGAGCTGGAACCGGCGAGCTGGCCCGAGGCCCTGGCGGCGGCCGCCGCCGGACTCCTGGCCGCACGCGGCCGGGCCGGGGTCCTCACGGGCGGCCGGCTGACCGTCGAGGACGCCTACGCGTACAGCAAGTTCGCCCGGATCGCCCTGGGCACCAACGACATCGACTTCCGGGCCCGGGTGCACAGCAGCGAGGAGGGCGACTTCCTGGCCGCCCGCGTCGCCGGGCGCGGACGCGATCTGGACGGCGGCGGGGTCACGTACACCTCGCTGGAGAAGGCCCCGGCCGTGCTGCTGGTCGGCTTCGAGTCCGAGGAGGAGGCGCCCGGCGTCTTCCTGCGGCTGCGCAAGGCCCACCGCAACCACGGCCAGCGCACCTTCGCCGTCGCCTCGCACGCCACCCGCGGGCTCACGAAGGCGGGCGGCACGCTGCTGCCCGCCGCCCCCGGTACCGAGACGGAGTGGCTGGACGCGATCGCGGGCGGTGTCGGCCTGGACGGCGACGGCGCGGCCGCGGCCGAGGCGCTGCGCGGTGCGGGCGCCCTGATCGTGGTGGGGGAGCGACTGGCCGGCGTGCCGGGCGGTCCGACCGCCGCGGTACGGGCCGCGACCGCCACCGGTGCCACCCTGGTGTGGATTCCCCGGCGGGCCGGCGAACGCGGCGCGGTGGAGGCGGGCGCACTCCCGTCGCTGCTGCCCGGCGGCCGCCCGTCCACCGACCCGCGGGCCCGGGACGAGGTGGCGGCCGTCTGGGGCGTCGCCGAACTCCCGTCCCGGTTCGGCCGCGACACCGGCCAGATCATCGAGGCCGCGGCCACCGGCGAACTGGGCGCGCTGCTCGTCGCCGGGGTCGAGACCGCGGACCTGCCCGATCCGCACCGGGCCCTGGAGGCCCTGGACCGGGTCGGCTTCCTGGTCTCGCTGGAGCTCCGCCCCAGCGAGGTCACCGACCGCGCCGATGTGGTGTTCCCGGTGGCCGCGGTCGCCGAGAAGTCCGGCACCTTCCTCAACTGGGAGGGCAGGGCGCGGATGTTCGAGGCCGCGCTGAAGCCGGAGCAGATGACCCGGACCCTCGCGCCGGGCGACGCCCGGGTGCTGCACATGCTGGCCGACGCGCTCGACGTCCACTTCGCGCTGCCGGACCTGAAGTCCGTACGCCGCGAGCTGGACCGGCTGGGCGGCTGGCAGGGCACGCACGCGGACGACCCGCGCGAGCCGGCCCAGCCGCTGCCCCGGCCCGGCGACGGCGAGGCGGTCCTGGCGGGCCACCGGCTGCTGCTGGACCTGGGCCGGCTCCAGGAGGGCGATACGGCGCTGGCCGGGACGCGGCACGCCGCGGTCGCCCGGCTCTCCGCCGTCACCGCCGCCGAGACCGGCGTCAAGGACGGCGATCTGCTGGCCGTCAGCGGCCCGGCGGGCAGTGTCGAACTCCCGCTCCAGGTCACCGACATGCCGGACCGGGTGGTCTGGGTGCCGCTGAACTCCGTCGGACGGGGTGTGCCGGCCGGTACCGGCGCCCGGCCCGGCGGTCTGGTGCGGATCGGTCCCGCCGCACCGGGTACTCCCGACGTCACACCGGAGGTGCGAGCGTGA
- a CDS encoding NADH-quinone oxidoreductase subunit J produces MTGLAAAASQTSTGEAFQFWVLGTVAVIGALSTVLMRRAVHSALSLAGTMIVLAVFYLANGAYFLGIVQIVVYTGAIMMLFLFVVMLVGVTAADSLKETLKGQRWLAVGCGLGFGVLLIAGIGNASLSSFNGLGAANAEHGGNVEGLASLIFTKYVFAFEITGALLITATVGAMVLTHRERTERAKTQREMSEDRVRSSHLPPLPAPGVYARHNAVDIAGLLPDGTPSELTVMQTLRKRGQMRDVSDESLAELKALEQRSGERLGRDNAEEEEVAK; encoded by the coding sequence ATGACCGGCCTGGCCGCTGCGGCCTCCCAGACCTCGACCGGCGAGGCCTTCCAGTTCTGGGTGCTCGGCACCGTCGCCGTGATCGGCGCGCTGTCCACCGTCCTGATGAGGAGGGCCGTGCACAGTGCGCTGAGCCTCGCCGGGACCATGATCGTCCTGGCGGTCTTCTACCTCGCCAACGGCGCCTACTTCCTGGGGATCGTCCAGATCGTCGTCTACACCGGCGCGATCATGATGCTGTTCCTCTTCGTGGTCATGCTCGTCGGTGTCACGGCGGCGGACTCGCTGAAGGAGACGCTCAAGGGCCAGCGCTGGCTGGCCGTCGGCTGTGGGCTCGGCTTCGGCGTCCTGCTGATCGCCGGCATCGGCAACGCCTCGCTGAGCAGCTTCAACGGGCTCGGCGCGGCCAACGCCGAGCACGGCGGGAACGTGGAGGGGCTCGCCAGCCTCATCTTCACCAAGTACGTCTTCGCCTTCGAGATCACCGGCGCCCTGCTGATCACCGCGACCGTCGGCGCGATGGTGCTCACCCACCGCGAGCGCACCGAACGGGCCAAGACCCAGCGGGAGATGTCCGAGGACCGCGTACGCAGCAGCCATCTGCCGCCGCTGCCCGCCCCCGGCGTCTACGCCCGGCACAACGCCGTGGATATCGCCGGACTGCTCCCCGACGGCACACCGTCCGAACTCACCGTGATGCAGACGCTGCGCAAGCGCGGCCAGATGCGCGATGTCTCCGACGAGTCGCTGGCCGAGCTCAAGGCGCTCGAACAGCGCTCCGGTGAACGGCTCGGCCGGGACAACGCCGAAGAAGAGGAGGTCGCCAAGTGA
- the nuoK gene encoding NADH-quinone oxidoreductase subunit NuoK — MNPVNYLYLAALLFTIGASGVLIRRNAIVVFMCVELMLNACNLAFVTFSRMHGNLDGQIIAFFTMVVAAAEVVVGLAIIVSLFRSRHSASVDDASLMKL, encoded by the coding sequence GTGAATCCGGTCAACTACCTCTATCTCGCCGCACTGTTGTTCACCATCGGCGCATCCGGGGTGCTGATCAGGCGGAACGCGATCGTGGTGTTCATGTGCGTGGAGCTGATGCTCAACGCCTGCAACCTCGCGTTCGTCACCTTCTCCCGAATGCACGGCAACCTCGACGGCCAGATCATCGCCTTCTTCACGATGGTCGTCGCCGCCGCGGAGGTCGTCGTCGGGCTCGCGATCATCGTGTCGCTGTTCCGTTCCCGCCACTCGGCCTCGGTCGACGACGCCAGCCTGATGAAGCTGTAA
- the nuoI gene encoding NADH-quinone oxidoreductase subunit NuoI yields the protein MSELPESRGSEKPPKATGPTGSSVASGGSGAGGSAQSPQSSDDKFQNPVAGFGVTFKAMFKKRLTEQYPETPKVTAPRFHGRHQLNRHPDGLEKCIGCELCAWACPADAIYVEGADNTDEERYSPGERYGRVYQINYARCILCGLCIEACPTRALTMTNEFELANTTRESLIYTKDELLAGLEEGMVDSPHAIFPGMDEQDYYRGLVTEVAPGTERQVAVSKGEKPSDRDSESNGSAQEVDA from the coding sequence ATGTCTGAACTGCCTGAGTCGCGGGGGTCCGAGAAGCCGCCGAAGGCCACCGGGCCGACGGGGTCGAGCGTGGCTTCCGGGGGCTCGGGGGCCGGCGGGTCCGCCCAGTCCCCGCAGTCCTCGGACGACAAGTTCCAGAATCCGGTGGCCGGCTTCGGCGTGACCTTCAAGGCCATGTTCAAGAAGCGGCTGACCGAGCAGTATCCGGAGACGCCGAAGGTGACGGCGCCGCGCTTCCACGGCCGGCACCAGCTCAATCGCCACCCGGACGGCCTGGAGAAGTGCATCGGCTGCGAGCTGTGCGCCTGGGCCTGCCCGGCGGACGCGATCTACGTCGAGGGCGCGGACAACACCGACGAGGAGCGCTACTCCCCGGGGGAGCGCTACGGCCGCGTCTACCAGATCAACTACGCGCGCTGCATCCTGTGCGGACTGTGCATCGAGGCCTGCCCGACCCGGGCGCTCACGATGACCAATGAGTTCGAGCTCGCCAACACCACCCGCGAGAGCCTCATCTACACCAAGGACGAGCTGCTCGCGGGCCTGGAGGAAGGCATGGTCGACAGTCCGCACGCGATCTTCCCCGGCATGGACGAACAGGACTACTACCGGGGCCTGGTGACCGAGGTAGCCCCCGGTACGGAACGCCAGGTCGCCGTCTCCAAGGGCGAGAAGCCGTCCGACCGCGACAGCGAGAGCAACGGCTCGGCGCAGGAGGTGGACGCATGA
- the nuoL gene encoding NADH-quinone oxidoreductase subunit L translates to MNAENLIALLVAAPLLGAAVLLCGGRRLDRAGHWLGTLFAAASFVIGVVLFLDMLGKSADDRALHQKLFSWIPVEGFQADVAFQLDQLSMTFVLLITGVGTLIHIYSIGYMAHDERRRRFFGYLNLFLAAMLILVIADNYLLLYVGWEGVGLASYLLIGFWQHKPSAATAAKKAFLVNRVGDMGLSIAIMLMFTTFGTFAFGPVLAATGQASEGKLTAIGLMLLLAACGKSAQVPLQSWLGDAMEGPTPVSALIHAATMVTAGVYLIVRSGAIFNAAPDAQLVVVVVGAVTLIFGAIVGCAKDDIKKALAGSTMSQIGYMILAAGLGPIGYVFAIMHLVTHGFFKAGLFLGAGSVMHGMNDEVDMRKFGGLRTYMPVTFITFGLGYLAIIGFPGLSGFFSKDKIIEAAFAKGGTEGWILGAVTLLGAAITAFYMTRVMLLTFFGEKRWQPDAEGHEPHPHESPKSMTIPMIVLAFGSVFAGGFFSIGDRFLHWLEPVTGHDHGDAPVSATTVTAATMVVLVIGVGIAWMMYGRKPVPAVAPRGSLLTRAARRDLLQDDFNHVVLVRGGEHLTRSLVYVDHTLVDGVVNGTAASMGGLSGRLRKLQNGYARSYAVSMFGGTAVLIAATLLMRAV, encoded by the coding sequence ATGAACGCAGAGAACCTGATTGCGCTGCTTGTCGCGGCGCCCCTGCTCGGAGCGGCGGTGCTGCTCTGCGGCGGCCGACGCCTTGACCGCGCGGGACATTGGCTCGGCACCCTGTTCGCCGCCGCCTCCTTCGTCATCGGCGTGGTGCTCTTCCTCGACATGCTGGGGAAGAGCGCCGACGACCGGGCGCTGCACCAGAAGCTGTTCAGCTGGATTCCCGTCGAGGGCTTCCAGGCCGATGTGGCCTTCCAGCTCGACCAGTTGTCGATGACCTTCGTCCTGCTGATCACCGGTGTGGGCACGCTGATCCACATCTACTCGATCGGCTACATGGCGCACGACGAGCGCCGTCGCCGCTTCTTCGGCTATCTGAACCTGTTCCTCGCGGCGATGCTGATCCTGGTCATCGCCGACAACTACCTTCTGCTGTACGTCGGGTGGGAGGGCGTCGGTCTGGCGTCGTACCTGCTCATCGGCTTCTGGCAGCACAAGCCCAGCGCGGCCACCGCCGCGAAGAAGGCCTTCCTGGTCAACCGGGTCGGCGACATGGGCCTGTCGATCGCGATCATGCTGATGTTCACCACCTTCGGCACCTTCGCCTTCGGCCCCGTCCTGGCGGCCACCGGCCAGGCGAGCGAGGGCAAGCTGACGGCGATCGGCCTGATGCTGCTGCTCGCCGCGTGCGGCAAGTCCGCCCAGGTGCCGCTGCAGTCCTGGCTGGGTGACGCGATGGAGGGCCCGACCCCGGTCTCGGCCCTGATCCACGCCGCCACCATGGTGACCGCGGGCGTCTACCTCATCGTCCGGTCCGGCGCGATCTTCAACGCCGCCCCGGACGCACAGCTGGTCGTCGTGGTCGTCGGTGCGGTCACGCTGATCTTCGGGGCGATCGTCGGTTGCGCGAAGGACGACATCAAGAAGGCCCTCGCCGGCTCGACGATGTCGCAGATCGGCTACATGATCCTGGCCGCCGGGCTCGGCCCGATCGGCTACGTCTTCGCGATCATGCACCTGGTGACGCACGGCTTCTTCAAGGCCGGGCTCTTCCTCGGCGCCGGTTCGGTCATGCACGGCATGAACGACGAGGTCGACATGCGGAAGTTCGGCGGCCTGCGCACGTACATGCCGGTCACCTTCATCACCTTCGGGCTCGGCTACCTCGCGATCATCGGCTTCCCCGGACTGTCCGGCTTCTTCTCCAAGGACAAGATCATCGAGGCGGCCTTCGCCAAGGGCGGCACCGAGGGATGGATCCTCGGCGCGGTCACCCTCCTCGGCGCCGCGATCACCGCGTTCTACATGACGCGCGTGATGCTGCTGACGTTCTTCGGTGAGAAGCGCTGGCAGCCGGACGCGGAAGGCCATGAGCCGCATCCGCACGAGTCCCCGAAGTCCATGACCATCCCCATGATCGTCCTGGCGTTCGGCTCGGTCTTCGCCGGAGGCTTCTTCTCCATCGGCGACCGCTTCCTGCACTGGCTGGAGCCCGTCACCGGCCACGACCACGGCGACGCCCCGGTCAGCGCGACCACCGTCACCGCCGCCACCATGGTGGTGCTCGTCATCGGTGTCGGCATCGCCTGGATGATGTATGGGCGCAAGCCCGTGCCCGCGGTCGCCCCGCGCGGCTCGCTGCTCACCCGGGCCGCCCGCCGCGATCTCCTCCAGGACGACTTCAACCACGTGGTCCTGGTCCGCGGCGGCGAGCACCTCACCCGCTCCCTGGTCTACGTCGACCACACCCTGGTCGACGGGGTCGTCAACGGCACGGCCGCCTCGATGGGCGGGCTCTCCGGCCGGCTGCGAAAACTGCAGAACGGCTACGCCCGCTCCTACGCGGTCTCGATGTTCGGCGGTACGGCGGTTCTCATCGCCGCGACCCTGCTGATGAGGGCGGTCTGA
- the nuoH gene encoding NADH-quinone oxidoreductase subunit NuoH: protein MTALAQLAAAPHGAVLAAEDLSMFGTDPWWLVVVKAVFCFAFLMVTVLFSIVWERKVVAWMQLRIGPNRHGPWGMLQSLADGIKLMLKEDLVVKRADKVVYILAPIVAAVPAFMAIAVIPFGPPGNEVSIFGQRTAMQLTDLPIAMLYILAVASVGIYGIVLAGWSSGSTYPLLGGLRSCAQMISYEIAMGAAFASVFLYSGSMSTSKIVEAQQDRWFILLLPVSFIIYIITMVGETNRAPFDMPESEGDLVGGFNTEYSSIKFAMFMLAEYVNMVTVSAVSITLFLGGWRAPWPISTFWEGANHGWWPMLWFVIKVQLLLFFFIWLRGTLPRVRYDQLMKLGWKVLIPVSVLWLMLVATVRALRNEGYDYSKILLYVAGAVIAILLISFVVDMFRDKKGRDAEADAEPEQPAFDPMAGGFPVPPLPGQTLPPVPRRVPRRERELVVSGGADTQSDGNPSDGKEADHV, encoded by the coding sequence GTGACTGCCCTCGCTCAACTGGCCGCGGCCCCGCACGGCGCGGTGCTCGCCGCCGAGGACCTGTCGATGTTCGGCACCGACCCCTGGTGGCTCGTCGTCGTCAAGGCGGTCTTCTGCTTCGCGTTCCTGATGGTGACCGTGCTCTTCTCCATCGTGTGGGAGCGCAAGGTCGTCGCCTGGATGCAGCTGCGCATCGGTCCCAACCGGCACGGCCCCTGGGGCATGCTCCAGTCGCTCGCCGACGGCATCAAGCTGATGCTGAAGGAGGACCTGGTCGTCAAGCGGGCGGACAAGGTCGTCTACATCCTCGCCCCGATCGTCGCCGCCGTACCGGCGTTCATGGCGATCGCGGTGATCCCGTTCGGCCCGCCCGGCAACGAGGTCTCGATCTTCGGGCAGCGTACGGCGATGCAGCTCACCGACCTGCCGATCGCGATGCTCTACATCCTCGCGGTCGCCTCGGTCGGGATCTACGGCATCGTGCTGGCGGGCTGGTCCTCCGGATCGACGTACCCGCTGCTCGGCGGTCTGCGCTCGTGCGCGCAGATGATCAGCTACGAGATCGCGATGGGCGCCGCGTTCGCCTCGGTCTTCCTCTACTCCGGGTCGATGTCGACCTCGAAGATCGTGGAGGCCCAGCAGGACCGCTGGTTCATCCTGCTGCTGCCGGTCTCGTTCATCATCTACATCATCACGATGGTCGGTGAGACCAACCGCGCCCCGTTCGACATGCCCGAGTCCGAGGGCGACCTGGTCGGCGGCTTCAACACCGAGTACTCGTCCATCAAGTTCGCGATGTTCATGCTCGCCGAGTACGTCAACATGGTCACCGTCTCCGCGGTCTCCATCACCCTGTTCCTGGGCGGCTGGCGGGCCCCGTGGCCGATCAGCACCTTCTGGGAGGGCGCGAACCACGGCTGGTGGCCGATGCTCTGGTTCGTCATCAAGGTCCAGCTGCTGCTGTTCTTCTTCATCTGGCTGCGCGGCACGCTGCCCCGGGTCCGCTACGACCAGCTGATGAAGCTGGGCTGGAAGGTCCTGATCCCGGTCTCCGTGCTCTGGCTGATGCTCGTCGCCACGGTGCGGGCGCTGCGCAACGAGGGCTACGACTACTCGAAGATCCTGCTCTACGTGGCCGGGGCCGTGATCGCGATCCTGCTGATCTCCTTCGTCGTCGACATGTTCCGCGACAAGAAGGGCCGGGACGCCGAGGCGGACGCGGAGCCGGAGCAGCCGGCGTTCGACCCGATGGCGGGCGGATTCCCGGTGCCACCGCTGCCCGGACAGACCCTGCCGCCAGTGCCGCGGCGCGTGCCGCGCCGTGAGCGGGAGCTCGTTGTCAGTGGCGGGGCGGATACTCAGAGTGACGGAAATCCGAGTGACGGAAAGGAGGCCGACCATGTCTGA